From Limnothrix sp. FACHB-406, the proteins below share one genomic window:
- a CDS encoding FAD-dependent hydroxylase: MHSESDVAVAEAKAAAIPTYDVAIVGGGIVGLVVACGLRQTGLKVAIIEALTQATAAKQAQAYAFSLSSAKIFQGLGLWDQVRSSLEPFRRIRLSDCDWPDVVEFWPQDAGMQTELGYVAAHNTLLEALQGAVNRSPHCTWIGPATATVLDYGADWAELVIAPNGEGVTVPSRLRAKLVVAADGARSPLREAAGIPRRGWAYWQSCIVAAVKAEQHHQNIAYERFQTSGPFAILPLGDVCRLVWTAPHAEAQAMLALDDPAFLRALSQRFGPQMGQLELVGGRYLFPVRLMQCDRYVGHRLALAGDAAHCCHPVGGQGLNMGIRDAAALVDVIQGAIARGEDFGQVAVLRRYDRWRRWGNWVILAFTDLLDRLFSTQLWPVVWVRRLGLAALKRVPPLKSLALRLMTGLLGKMPSLGRLVDSNP, encoded by the coding sequence ATGCATAGCGAATCTGATGTGGCGGTGGCGGAAGCGAAAGCGGCTGCAATTCCCACCTATGACGTAGCGATCGTTGGGGGTGGAATTGTGGGATTGGTGGTGGCCTGTGGGTTGCGCCAAACGGGGTTGAAAGTGGCGATCATTGAAGCCCTAACCCAGGCCACGGCAGCAAAACAAGCCCAGGCCTATGCCTTTTCCCTGTCTTCGGCCAAAATCTTCCAGGGATTGGGCTTGTGGGATCAGGTGCGATCGAGTCTGGAACCCTTCCGGCGCATTCGGCTTTCCGATTGTGATTGGCCCGATGTGGTGGAATTTTGGCCCCAAGATGCGGGAATGCAGACGGAGTTGGGCTATGTGGCGGCCCACAATACCCTGCTGGAAGCCTTGCAAGGGGCCGTGAATCGATCGCCCCATTGCACTTGGATTGGCCCGGCCACGGCCACCGTTTTGGACTACGGGGCCGATTGGGCTGAGTTGGTGATTGCGCCCAATGGCGAGGGGGTGACGGTTCCGTCGCGACTGCGGGCCAAACTGGTGGTGGCGGCGGATGGGGCCCGATCGCCCCTGCGGGAAGCGGCCGGCATTCCCAGACGCGGTTGGGCCTATTGGCAATCCTGCATTGTGGCCGCCGTCAAGGCTGAACAGCATCACCAAAACATCGCCTACGAACGGTTTCAGACCAGCGGCCCCTTCGCGATTTTGCCCTTGGGGGATGTTTGTCGCTTGGTGTGGACGGCTCCCCACGCGGAAGCCCAGGCGATGTTGGCGTTGGATGACCCAGCATTTTTGCGGGCCCTGAGCCAACGGTTTGGCCCCCAGATGGGGCAATTGGAATTGGTGGGCGGTCGCTATCTATTTCCGGTGCGGTTGATGCAGTGCGATCGCTACGTGGGGCATCGGTTGGCCCTGGCGGGGGATGCGGCCCACTGTTGCCATCCCGTGGGGGGACAAGGTTTGAACATGGGCATTCGCGACGCGGCGGCCCTGGTTGATGTGATCCAGGGGGCGATCGCCCGGGGTGAAGACTTTGGGCAAGTGGCGGTGTTGCGGCGCTACGATCGCTGGCGGCGTTGGGGCAATTGGGTGATCTTGGCGTTCACCGATTTGCTCGATCGACTCTTTTCCACCCAACTGTGGCCCGTGGTTTGGGTGCGACGGCTGGGCTTGGCGGCCCTCAAGCGGGTTCCGCCCCTGAAGTCCCTGGCCCTGAGGTTGATGACAGGACTGCTGGGGAAAATGCCGAGCTTGGGTCGCCTGGTGGATTCCAACCCTTGA
- the ftsE gene encoding cell division ATP-binding protein FtsE, which produces MAGVRSSAAAIVQLREVVKIYNRSQRGLLGANLRVDRGEFLMITGPSGAGKSTLLKLLYGEELVDRGEVIIDGQRVSDLNRNQLALLRRKIGIVFQDYKLIPRRTVAENIAFVLLAQGYPQAEIRRRLTPALRLVGLLHKADHFPEQLSGGEQQRASIARAIVSTPPLILADEPTGNLDGDNSQQIIAILERLNELGATTIVTTHDELWVRRSHHRVLQLNEGKLYEVRPAGRSTARPAPAAWLG; this is translated from the coding sequence ATGGCTGGTGTGAGGTCGAGTGCGGCGGCGATCGTGCAATTGCGCGAGGTGGTGAAAATCTATAACCGCAGTCAGCGCGGCCTGTTGGGGGCTAATTTACGGGTCGATCGCGGTGAATTTTTGATGATTACGGGCCCCTCCGGCGCGGGCAAGTCTACCCTGCTGAAGTTGCTCTATGGCGAAGAACTGGTCGATCGGGGCGAAGTGATCATCGATGGGCAACGGGTTAGCGATCTCAATCGCAATCAACTGGCGCTCCTGCGGCGCAAAATCGGCATCGTTTTTCAAGATTACAAACTCATTCCCCGCCGCACCGTAGCCGAAAATATTGCCTTCGTTTTGTTGGCCCAGGGCTATCCCCAGGCGGAAATTCGCCGTCGTCTCACGCCCGCCCTGCGGTTGGTGGGGCTGCTGCACAAGGCAGACCACTTCCCCGAACAACTCTCCGGCGGCGAACAGCAACGGGCCAGCATTGCCCGGGCAATTGTCAGCACGCCCCCCTTAATTTTGGCCGATGAACCCACCGGCAACCTCGACGGCGACAACTCCCAACAGATCATTGCGATCCTGGAGCGGCTCAACGAATTGGGAGCAACCACGATCGTCACGACCCATGATGAGTTGTGGGTGCGGCGCAGTCATCACCGAGTTTTGCAACTGAATGAAGGCAAGCTTTACGAGGTGCGGCCCGCCGGTCGATCGACCGCCCGGCCCGCACCGGCCGCCTGGTTAGGCTAG
- a CDS encoding NAD(P)/FAD-dependent oxidoreductase: MSLTADLLSTIPGQPLAGLARADRLWQQLRGLDDQGVKPPISVIYESSQNLAADPDNWPPADALRVDLVVLGGTLGIVMATALAQAGWRVVLMERGQLQGRDQEWNISRSELAVLVERGLLTAAELERAIASEFNPVRIAFAGGQERWVRDVLNLGVSPAILVAQLRQKFLDAGGILLEQTQFVSLTVQPDQVWVQGRSLLGGPTGATGAGGNAAYGDWVTAHQATVTIGARLVLDAMGHQSPIVRQTRGPAKPDGVCLVVGTCATGYPANDSADLIATTTGIQDDRQYFWEAFPAQAGRTTYLFCYGDAHPSRPSLHDLFEDYFRLLPAYQNLPSLEGLQFQRALFGFFPAFRQSPLQPTVDRLLFIGDSSGLQSPLSFGGFGALLRHLDRLLDGITNALQTDRLDRSHLSLLLPYQPNLSVTWLFQQAMRVAVGQQLPSDRINRLLDAVFGEMAAAGDRVLRPFLQDVVQFPALSIALARVAIAQPALVAQLIPQLGLPALLDWMRHYLALGLYHAGDRLALPAREPVRSAWRYGSGNDWHS; the protein is encoded by the coding sequence ATGAGTTTAACCGCCGATCTCCTTTCCACCATCCCCGGCCAACCGTTGGCGGGTTTAGCGCGAGCCGATCGCCTGTGGCAACAACTCCGGGGGCTGGATGATCAGGGGGTCAAACCCCCCATTTCGGTAATTTACGAATCTTCACAAAATCTGGCGGCCGATCCTGACAACTGGCCGCCGGCCGATGCCCTCAGGGTTGATTTGGTGGTACTGGGGGGAACCTTGGGGATTGTGATGGCCACGGCCCTGGCCCAGGCCGGTTGGCGCGTGGTGTTGATGGAACGGGGACAACTGCAAGGGCGAGATCAGGAATGGAATATTTCCCGATCGGAATTGGCCGTTTTGGTTGAACGGGGGCTGTTGACAGCGGCGGAACTGGAGCGGGCGATCGCCTCGGAATTTAATCCCGTGCGGATTGCCTTTGCGGGTGGTCAGGAGCGATGGGTGCGGGATGTGCTGAATCTGGGAGTCAGTCCCGCCATTTTGGTCGCTCAATTGCGGCAAAAATTCTTGGACGCTGGGGGCATCCTGCTGGAGCAAACCCAGTTTGTTTCCTTGACCGTGCAGCCCGATCAGGTTTGGGTGCAGGGGCGATCGCTCCTGGGCGGCCCCACCGGAGCCACAGGAGCCGGGGGCAACGCTGCCTATGGGGATTGGGTCACCGCCCATCAGGCTACGGTCACGATCGGGGCGCGGCTGGTGTTGGATGCCATGGGGCATCAGTCCCCGATCGTCCGGCAAACTCGCGGCCCCGCCAAACCCGATGGCGTTTGTCTGGTGGTGGGCACTTGCGCCACGGGCTATCCTGCCAACGACAGCGCTGATCTCATTGCCACGACCACCGGCATTCAGGACGATCGCCAATATTTTTGGGAAGCGTTCCCCGCCCAAGCGGGCCGCACCACCTATCTGTTTTGCTATGGGGATGCCCACCCCAGCCGTCCCAGTTTGCACGACTTGTTTGAGGACTACTTCCGGCTGTTGCCTGCCTATCAAAACTTGCCTTCCCTGGAGGGGTTGCAATTTCAGCGGGCCCTGTTTGGTTTTTTCCCTGCCTTTCGCCAAAGCCCTTTGCAACCAACGGTCGATCGCCTGCTGTTTATTGGTGATAGCAGCGGTTTGCAATCCCCCCTCAGTTTTGGCGGCTTTGGGGCCCTGTTGCGCCACCTCGATCGGCTCTTGGATGGCATCACCAACGCCCTGCAAACCGATCGGCTCGATCGATCCCACCTGAGCCTGTTGCTGCCCTATCAACCGAATCTTTCCGTTACCTGGTTATTTCAGCAGGCCATGCGCGTGGCTGTGGGGCAACAGTTACCGAGCGATCGAATCAATCGATTGTTGGATGCGGTGTTTGGGGAAATGGCCGCAGCGGGCGATCGGGTACTGCGGCCCTTCCTACAAGACGTGGTGCAATTTCCTGCCCTTTCCATTGCCCTGGCCCGTGTGGCGATCGCCCAGCCGGCCTTGGTGGCTCAACTCATTCCCCAACTGGGCTTGCCTGCCTTGTTGGATTGGATGCGGCATTATCTCGCCTTGGGGCTATATCACGCGGGCGATCGCCTGGCCTTGCCCGCTCGCGAACCGGTGCGATCGGCTTGGCGCTACGGTTCTGGCAACGATTGGCATTCCTAA
- a CDS encoding ATP-binding protein yields MLAKWLQRLRDRLLVRSISTQLFLYVLGGALVALGTMAAVFYRSIERESLGRIRAELNAQVEFTRGQLLESQRYIEILSAAVLTNRDRNIQDPEFYKQLTLEFFKQRPSLVLGVGFGQNAFQVLRDRQWFYPYFYVDQGQPNPIGERLPPPYSDWIYSELYKDDQYPDQHYWRIPVGNQKGIWIEPYEWSNIVMTSYLVPFYDSQKNLVGVAGTDFSVTELSKRVDRSVINNEGYFAILSRSGKLLAYPPKRKSLQANSSYRDLPLLRELWPILQSKNSDIIYHQDQIIAYERIPSANWIAIAVVPSDVVLGPLWRILIISVSIAAILLAIAVLGFVRRLNRQLKPILEKCNTLVATEKIMPMATPKATTSEAVFAFAVRDRQHMDELTFLCHSFDQMAAKVEATLQSLAETNQTLQATVQDRSEALNQLQQTQLQLIQSEKMSGLGQLLAGIAHEINNPVNFIHGNLDYVRDYVHELLQATTQVYAIHAGQASQSNGQASIDFEELAFIQADLIKILDSMTVGTDRIRQLVLSLRTFSRTDQTKDCVTNLHHGIESTLLLLKHRLKATSDHPAIEVITKYGDLPPVECYPGPLNQVFMNLLVNAIDALEQKTAGWSEAEIEANPSRIEITTQFIASENVVEISIADNGPGIPESVQARIFDPFFTTKPVGKGTGLGLSISYQVITERHQGKIFCRSQPNQGTQFIIHLPAGINQQNPPFNHR; encoded by the coding sequence ATGCTGGCCAAGTGGCTCCAGAGATTACGAGATCGCCTGCTTGTTCGATCCATCAGCACCCAACTTTTTCTCTACGTTTTGGGTGGGGCCCTCGTGGCCTTGGGAACCATGGCCGCCGTCTTTTATCGCTCCATTGAACGGGAATCCCTTGGGCGAATTCGTGCGGAACTGAACGCCCAAGTTGAATTTACCCGAGGGCAACTATTAGAGTCGCAGCGCTACATTGAAATTCTGTCGGCGGCTGTTTTGACCAATCGCGATCGAAATATTCAAGATCCAGAATTCTATAAGCAACTAACTTTAGAATTTTTCAAACAACGTCCCAGCTTAGTGTTGGGAGTAGGCTTCGGCCAAAATGCCTTTCAGGTTTTGCGCGATCGTCAGTGGTTTTATCCATATTTTTATGTCGATCAAGGTCAGCCCAATCCGATCGGTGAGCGCCTACCACCTCCCTACTCCGACTGGATTTACTCAGAGTTGTATAAAGACGATCAATATCCTGACCAACATTACTGGCGAATTCCTGTGGGTAATCAAAAGGGAATTTGGATAGAACCCTATGAGTGGTCAAATATTGTCATGACCAGCTACTTAGTTCCCTTCTATGACAGTCAAAAAAACCTAGTTGGTGTGGCAGGAACAGATTTCAGCGTGACCGAACTCAGCAAACGAGTCGATCGATCCGTCATCAACAATGAAGGCTATTTTGCCATTCTCAGCAGATCTGGCAAATTACTGGCTTACCCACCGAAGCGCAAGTCTCTTCAAGCCAATTCCAGCTATCGAGATTTGCCACTCTTGCGCGAACTGTGGCCCATCTTGCAGAGCAAAAATTCCGATATTATTTATCACCAAGATCAAATCATCGCCTATGAGCGAATTCCCAGTGCCAACTGGATTGCGATCGCCGTTGTTCCCAGTGATGTGGTGTTGGGGCCCCTTTGGCGCATTTTAATCATCAGTGTCAGCATTGCCGCCATTCTGTTGGCGATCGCCGTATTGGGTTTTGTGCGCCGTCTCAATCGCCAACTTAAGCCAATTCTAGAAAAATGCAATACCTTGGTGGCCACGGAGAAAATCATGCCCATGGCCACCCCAAAAGCCACCACTTCAGAGGCCGTCTTCGCTTTTGCGGTTCGCGATCGACAGCACATGGATGAGCTGACTTTTTTATGTCATTCCTTTGATCAAATGGCTGCCAAAGTGGAGGCAACTTTGCAATCTTTGGCCGAAACCAACCAAACCCTGCAAGCCACCGTTCAAGACCGCAGCGAGGCCCTGAACCAATTGCAACAAACGCAATTGCAACTGATTCAAAGTGAAAAAATGTCAGGGTTGGGGCAGCTTTTGGCAGGAATTGCCCATGAAATTAATAATCCCGTGAATTTTATTCATGGCAACTTAGATTATGTGCGGGACTATGTTCACGAATTACTCCAAGCCACAACGCAAGTCTATGCAATCCATGCCGGTCAAGCCAGCCAATCTAACGGTCAAGCCTCGATCGACTTTGAAGAGCTGGCATTTATTCAAGCTGACTTGATTAAAATTTTGGATTCGATGACCGTGGGCACCGATCGAATTCGGCAGCTAGTTTTATCCCTACGCACATTTTCCAGAACTGACCAAACCAAAGATTGTGTCACCAATTTGCACCATGGCATTGAAAGCACCTTGCTGTTGCTCAAACATCGTTTGAAAGCAACGTCTGATCATCCAGCCATTGAAGTAATCACAAAATATGGCGATTTGCCACCTGTGGAATGCTATCCAGGCCCGCTGAATCAGGTGTTTATGAATTTGCTGGTTAATGCGATCGATGCCTTGGAGCAAAAAACAGCCGGCTGGAGCGAGGCAGAAATTGAGGCTAATCCTAGCCGAATTGAAATTACCACCCAGTTTATCGCTAGTGAAAATGTGGTTGAAATCAGCATTGCTGATAATGGCCCCGGCATTCCAGAATCCGTGCAGGCAAGGATTTTCGATCCATTTTTCACCACAAAACCCGTTGGCAAAGGCACAGGCTTGGGACTGTCAATTAGCTATCAAGTTATTACGGAGCGACACCAAGGGAAAATTTTCTGTCGCTCTCAACCCAATCAAGGTACTCAATTTATTATTCATTTGCCTGCTGGTATCAATCAGCAGAATCCGCCATTCAATCATCGGTAA